In Pengzhenrongella sicca, a single genomic region encodes these proteins:
- a CDS encoding sensor histidine kinase — protein MSVGPPPTPAGPGDPASPAASASPADLGEPVGPVGPVGQPIPPGPLTRAGRALASRLHAVPLRARMVGIITALLLLGLALASVTTLTLLNRSLIEQVDTQLETSAAQAAEQAWNGTSDRLSRADVDGRPSDYFVQIAGADGQVLGSFPAASATDGSSPALPVLTTDDVGTRAGEPFTVPSLDGKSRWRVIEGLASIDGLRGSVAVALPLTAMDATMIQMQQSLLGISVAVILLGALAGWLAVRRSLRPLREIEDTAAAIAAGDMSRRVPAAPTSTEVGRLAAALNAMLAQIEQAFAARAASEARMRRFVADASHELRTPLATIRGYSELYRMGAVTTKDEIDDTVQRIESSATRMGRLVEDLLHLARLDDGRPMRAEQVDLTVLVADAVSDLHALDVGRPIRLEPLVPGTPVARCVVVGDEDRLRQVLSNLTGNVAQHTPRGTAVEIAVGRTGEGAAERAVLEVRDHGPGISAEHAARVFERFYRVDFSRTRESGGGAGLGMAIVAAIVGAHRGSVEISETPGGGTTVRVTLPLDPAAPEPEPEDAEDEPDGADDGAADEDEPAANGGTRLA, from the coding sequence ATGAGCGTCGGGCCGCCGCCGACCCCGGCGGGCCCGGGCGACCCGGCCAGCCCGGCCGCCTCGGCCAGCCCGGCCGACCTGGGCGAGCCGGTCGGCCCGGTCGGCCCGGTCGGCCAGCCGATCCCGCCCGGCCCGCTCACCCGGGCCGGGCGGGCCCTCGCGTCCCGGCTGCACGCCGTGCCGCTGCGCGCCCGAATGGTCGGCATCATCACCGCGCTGCTGCTCCTCGGGCTCGCGCTGGCGAGCGTCACGACCCTGACGCTCCTGAACCGCTCCCTCATCGAGCAGGTCGACACCCAGCTTGAAACATCCGCGGCACAGGCCGCCGAGCAGGCGTGGAACGGCACCAGCGACCGCCTGAGCCGTGCCGACGTCGACGGCCGACCGAGCGACTACTTCGTGCAGATCGCGGGCGCGGACGGCCAGGTCCTCGGCAGCTTCCCAGCCGCGTCCGCGACCGACGGCTCGTCGCCCGCGCTGCCTGTGCTCACCACTGACGACGTCGGAACGCGGGCAGGCGAGCCATTCACAGTGCCGTCCCTCGACGGCAAGTCACGATGGCGCGTGATCGAGGGCCTCGCGAGCATCGATGGTCTTCGCGGCTCCGTTGCTGTCGCACTACCCCTGACCGCGATGGACGCGACCATGATCCAGATGCAGCAGTCGCTGCTCGGCATCAGCGTCGCGGTCATCCTGCTGGGCGCGCTCGCCGGCTGGCTCGCGGTGCGCCGCTCGCTGCGTCCGCTGCGCGAGATCGAGGACACGGCCGCCGCCATCGCCGCGGGCGACATGTCCCGCCGCGTCCCGGCCGCGCCGACCAGCACCGAGGTCGGCCGCCTCGCCGCCGCGCTCAACGCGATGCTCGCGCAGATCGAGCAGGCGTTCGCCGCGCGCGCGGCGTCGGAGGCCCGGATGCGCCGGTTCGTCGCCGACGCGTCCCACGAGCTCCGGACCCCGCTGGCCACGATCCGCGGCTACAGCGAGCTGTACCGGATGGGCGCCGTGACCACGAAGGACGAGATCGACGACACCGTCCAGCGGATCGAGAGCTCCGCGACCCGGATGGGCCGCCTGGTCGAGGACCTGCTGCACCTGGCCCGCCTCGACGACGGTCGCCCGATGCGCGCCGAGCAGGTCGACCTGACGGTGCTCGTGGCAGACGCCGTCAGCGACCTGCACGCCCTCGACGTCGGCCGCCCGATCCGGCTCGAACCCCTGGTGCCGGGCACGCCCGTGGCGCGCTGCGTCGTCGTCGGCGACGAGGACCGGCTGCGCCAGGTGCTCTCGAACCTCACCGGGAACGTCGCGCAGCACACGCCGCGGGGGACGGCCGTCGAGATCGCCGTCGGGCGCACGGGCGAGGGCGCGGCCGAGCGGGCGGTGCTCGAGGTCCGCGACCACGGCCCGGGCATCAGCGCCGAGCACGCGGCCCGGGTCTTCGAGCGCTTCTACCGCGTCGACTTCTCGCGCACGCGCGAGTCCGGCGGCGGCGCTGGCCTCGGCATGGCGATCGTCGCGGCGATCGTCGGGGCCCACCGTGGCTCGGTCGAGATCTCCGAGACGCCCGGCGGCGGCACGACCGTGCGGGTGACCCTGCCGCTGGATCCGGCGGCGCCCGAGCCCGAACCGGAGGACGCCGAGGATGAGCCGGACGGCGCCGACGACGGCGCCGCGGACGAGGACGAGCCCGCCGCGAATGGGGGAACACGACTCGCCTGA
- a CDS encoding response regulator transcription factor: MNRTTGEPEARLVVVDDEPNIRELLATSLRFAGFEVHAAGDGASALRLVRQVDPDLVVLDVMLPDMDGFTLTRRLREKGQHVPVVFLTARDDTSDKVTGLTVGGDDYVTKPFSLEEVVARIRAVLRRTRPGADDADEATLRYADLELDDDGHEVRRGGRTIELSPTEFKLLRYLMLNAGRVLSKTQILDHVWQYDWGGDANIVESYISYLRRKIDAPGPGADGAAPVALIHTKRGVGYVLRVPPGTA; encoded by the coding sequence ATGAACCGAACCACCGGGGAGCCTGAGGCACGCCTCGTCGTCGTCGACGACGAGCCGAACATCCGCGAACTGCTCGCCACCTCGCTGCGATTCGCCGGGTTCGAGGTGCACGCCGCGGGCGACGGCGCCTCGGCCCTGCGGCTCGTGCGGCAGGTCGACCCCGACCTCGTCGTGCTCGACGTGATGCTCCCCGACATGGACGGGTTCACCCTGACCCGCCGGCTGCGGGAGAAGGGCCAGCACGTGCCCGTCGTGTTCCTCACCGCGCGCGACGACACGTCCGACAAGGTCACGGGCCTGACCGTCGGCGGCGACGACTACGTCACCAAGCCGTTCAGCCTCGAGGAGGTCGTCGCCCGGATCCGCGCCGTGCTGCGCCGGACCCGCCCCGGCGCGGACGACGCCGACGAGGCGACGCTGCGCTACGCCGACCTCGAGCTCGACGACGACGGTCACGAGGTGCGCCGCGGCGGGCGCACGATCGAGCTCTCCCCCACCGAGTTCAAGCTCCTGCGGTACCTCATGCTCAACGCCGGCCGTGTGCTCTCCAAGACCCAGATCCTGGACCACGTCTGGCAGTACGACTGGGGCGGCGACGCGAACATCGTCGAGTCCTACATCTCCTACCTGCGGCGCAAGATCGACGCGCCCGGGCCCGGAGCCGACGGCGCGGCGCCGGTCGCGCTGATCCACACCAAGCGGGGGGTCGGCTACGTGCTGCGCGTGCCGCCGGGCACGGCATGA
- a CDS encoding PspA/IM30 family protein has protein sequence MTEKQTILGRISQLTRANLNAVLDRAEDPQKMLDQLIRDYSNSIAEAEGAIAQTIGNLRLAEQDHAADLAAAKDWGTKAAAASTRADSLRLAENSADADKFDNLAKVALSKMISFENEAKTAEPMIASQNEVVDKLKAGLAGMKDKLSDLKRRRDTLVARAKSAEAQSKVQSAVASINVLDPTSEVSRFEEKVRREEARVAGQAEIASSSLDAQFEELEDSSADAEVAARLAALKGGGAF, from the coding sequence ATGACCGAAAAGCAGACCATCCTCGGCCGGATCAGCCAGCTCACCCGCGCGAACCTCAACGCGGTGCTCGACCGCGCCGAGGACCCGCAGAAGATGCTCGACCAGCTCATCCGGGACTACTCGAACAGCATCGCCGAGGCCGAGGGCGCGATCGCCCAGACCATCGGCAACCTGCGCCTCGCAGAGCAGGACCACGCCGCCGACCTCGCGGCCGCCAAGGACTGGGGCACCAAGGCTGCCGCCGCCTCCACGCGCGCGGACTCGCTGCGCCTGGCCGAGAACTCCGCAGACGCGGACAAGTTCGACAACCTTGCCAAGGTCGCGCTGTCGAAGATGATCAGCTTCGAGAACGAGGCCAAGACGGCAGAGCCGATGATCGCGTCGCAGAACGAGGTCGTCGACAAGCTCAAGGCCGGGCTCGCGGGCATGAAGGACAAGCTCAGCGACCTCAAGCGCCGCCGCGACACGCTCGTCGCCCGCGCGAAGAGCGCCGAGGCACAGTCGAAGGTGCAGAGCGCCGTCGCATCGATCAACGTGCTCGACCCCACGAGCGAGGTCTCGCGGTTCGAGGAGAAGGTGCGCCGCGAGGAGGCGCGCGTCGCCGGCCAGGCCGAGATCGCGTCGTCGTCCCTCGACGCCCAGTTCGAGGAGCTCGAGGACTCCTCGGCCGACGCCGAGGTCGCCGCGCGCCTCGCCGCACTCAAGGGCGGCGGCGCCTTCTAG
- a CDS encoding TPM domain-containing protein yields MTHRRPTRIAAHAGRGIAVLLGAAVAVGLAAGPAAAEPPLNLPTELVDDANVLGSDADAVAAAQSDLTDATGLQLFVVFVPTFDGADGVTWAVETAEKSGLGADDLLLAVATTDRRYGLVAQDGAPISDADQETIRSTVLEPQLADDNWADAVIDTAGALEDAANGAEVGGSGSSDAGSDRSGGGLNSLLTWFLLGIVVIGAILVFRSMRARKSGTGAGAGPGRVGAPGVPAPVDTATLDRRASAALVVLDDELRASEQELGFAQAQFGAEATRAFTDVLAAAKADALEAFRLRQLLDDSEPETEDQRRAMLTEVLDRCTRADAALTEQTEAFDALRDLQARAPELLETTDRRAVEVAARVEPARQALARLASTYPATSLVSVGANPDQAEQLLAAAQSSVEVGRAALTDDARAAAVEAARTAEHAVAQAVSLLDAVDRAGTELASAAATIATGIASLSADLDDAARLAPRDPAVAAAATTASAVRDAARSAGAGSDPLALTRDLRDAEAALDAALEPARGQAERAERARAQLTGAIGPLRSRIRAVTDYIETRRGAVGPEARTRLAEAQRFLAEAEALVSTDPPRGLESVQRADQLAAQAQWQAQADVEEFERRRDDNRPGGRGGGSNAGSLILGGILLGDLLGGGRGGGHGGGFGGGFGGGGGFGGGGGGFGGGGGGGGGFGGGGGRF; encoded by the coding sequence GTGACCCACCGACGCCCGACCCGGATTGCCGCGCACGCTGGCCGAGGGATCGCGGTGCTGCTGGGGGCGGCGGTCGCGGTGGGGCTCGCCGCCGGCCCGGCGGCTGCGGAGCCCCCGCTGAACCTGCCGACCGAGCTCGTGGACGACGCGAACGTGCTCGGGTCGGACGCCGACGCCGTGGCCGCGGCGCAGTCCGACCTCACCGACGCCACGGGGCTCCAGCTCTTCGTCGTGTTCGTCCCCACCTTCGACGGCGCCGACGGCGTCACCTGGGCGGTCGAGACGGCCGAGAAGTCGGGCCTCGGCGCCGACGACCTCCTGCTCGCCGTCGCCACGACCGACCGCCGCTACGGGCTCGTGGCCCAGGACGGCGCCCCGATCAGCGACGCCGACCAGGAGACGATCCGCAGCACGGTGCTCGAGCCGCAGCTCGCCGACGACAACTGGGCCGATGCCGTGATCGACACCGCGGGCGCGCTCGAGGACGCCGCGAACGGTGCGGAGGTCGGCGGGTCGGGCTCGAGCGACGCCGGCTCGGACCGCTCCGGCGGCGGCTTGAACTCCCTGCTGACCTGGTTCCTGCTGGGGATCGTCGTGATCGGCGCGATCCTGGTGTTCCGCTCGATGCGCGCGCGGAAGTCCGGCACCGGCGCGGGCGCGGGACCGGGCCGAGTCGGGGCGCCCGGCGTGCCGGCGCCGGTCGATACCGCGACGCTCGACCGGCGGGCCAGCGCGGCCCTGGTCGTGCTGGACGACGAGCTGCGCGCGTCCGAGCAGGAGCTCGGCTTCGCCCAGGCGCAGTTCGGCGCCGAGGCGACCCGGGCGTTCACCGACGTGCTCGCCGCCGCGAAGGCGGACGCGCTCGAGGCGTTCCGGCTGCGCCAGCTGCTGGACGACTCCGAGCCGGAGACCGAGGACCAGCGGCGGGCGATGCTCACCGAGGTCCTCGACCGGTGCACGCGCGCGGACGCCGCGCTGACCGAGCAGACCGAGGCGTTCGACGCGCTGCGCGACCTGCAGGCCCGCGCGCCCGAGCTGCTCGAGACGACCGACCGGCGGGCGGTCGAGGTCGCGGCCCGCGTCGAGCCCGCCCGGCAGGCGCTCGCGCGGCTCGCGAGCACGTATCCCGCGACGTCCCTTGTCTCCGTCGGCGCGAACCCCGACCAGGCCGAGCAGCTGCTCGCCGCGGCGCAGTCCTCGGTCGAGGTCGGGCGGGCCGCGCTGACCGACGACGCCCGCGCGGCCGCGGTCGAGGCCGCGCGCACCGCCGAGCACGCGGTCGCGCAGGCGGTGAGCCTGCTCGACGCCGTCGACCGCGCGGGCACCGAGCTCGCGAGCGCGGCCGCCACGATCGCCACCGGCATCGCCTCGCTCAGCGCCGACCTCGACGACGCCGCCCGGCTCGCCCCGCGCGACCCGGCGGTCGCGGCCGCGGCGACGACCGCGAGCGCCGTGCGCGACGCGGCGAGGTCGGCGGGCGCCGGCAGCGACCCGCTCGCGCTGACCCGCGACCTGCGCGACGCGGAGGCCGCCCTCGACGCCGCCCTCGAGCCCGCGCGTGGGCAGGCCGAGCGTGCCGAGCGCGCCCGCGCCCAGCTGACCGGCGCGATCGGGCCGCTCCGGTCCCGGATCCGGGCCGTCACCGACTACATCGAGACGCGGCGCGGAGCCGTCGGACCCGAGGCGCGCACGCGGCTCGCCGAGGCGCAGCGCTTCCTGGCCGAGGCCGAGGCGCTCGTGTCCACCGACCCGCCGCGCGGGCTCGAGAGCGTGCAGCGCGCGGACCAGCTCGCGGCGCAGGCGCAATGGCAGGCGCAGGCCGACGTCGAGGAGTTCGAGCGCCGCCGGGACGACAACCGCCCGGGCGGTCGCGGCGGCGGCTCCAACGCGGGCAGCCTGATCCTCGGCGGCATCCTGCTCGGCGACCTGCTCGGCGGCGGCCGCGGCGGTGGTCACGGCGGCGGCTTCGGCGGGGGCTTCGGCGGCGGCGGGGGCTTCGGCGGCGGGGGCGGCGGCTTCGGCGGCGGGGGCGGCGGAGGCGGCGGCTTCGGCGGCGGGGGCGGCCGCTTCTAG
- a CDS encoding type 1 glutamine amidotransferase — protein sequence MTFAPDLTVGPDLTVIQHDEDVDLDRFAEWLAPARLTVVRAWAGDQLPADPAAVGAGLVVLGGHMNALADDVAPWLPATRALLAACVAAGTPTLGICLGAQLLAVACGGRLQVAAPPGREAGVARIHWRPEAAGDPVLGALVGPARPRSTPLPSMHADAVVGLPPRAAWLGSSDMYPYQAFRIGSAWGVQFHPEASARTLQAWAAQYDDVDAAAVRAEYAAAEPEIAAAGRAIAEGFAAVAAGSVR from the coding sequence GTGACTTTCGCTCCCGACCTGACTGTCGGCCCCGACCTGACCGTCATCCAGCACGACGAGGACGTCGACCTCGACCGCTTCGCCGAGTGGCTCGCGCCCGCGCGGCTCACCGTCGTGCGCGCCTGGGCGGGGGACCAGCTCCCCGCCGACCCCGCCGCCGTCGGCGCCGGTCTCGTCGTGCTCGGCGGCCACATGAACGCCCTCGCCGACGACGTCGCGCCCTGGCTCCCCGCGACCCGCGCGCTCCTCGCGGCGTGCGTCGCGGCGGGCACGCCGACGCTCGGGATCTGCCTGGGCGCGCAGCTGCTCGCGGTCGCCTGCGGAGGCCGGCTCCAGGTCGCGGCGCCGCCCGGGCGGGAGGCCGGCGTCGCGCGGATCCACTGGCGCCCGGAGGCCGCGGGGGACCCCGTGCTGGGCGCCCTCGTGGGGCCGGCCCGGCCGCGATCGACGCCGCTGCCGAGCATGCACGCGGACGCCGTCGTGGGCCTGCCGCCGCGGGCCGCGTGGCTGGGGTCGAGCGACATGTACCCCTACCAGGCGTTCCGGATCGGCTCGGCGTGGGGCGTCCAGTTCCACCCGGAGGCGAGCGCGCGGACCCTGCAGGCGTGGGCGGCCCAGTATGACGACGTCGACGCGGCCGCCGTGCGCGCGGAGTACGCCGCCGCCGAGCCCGAGATCGCCGCCGCAGGCCGCGCGATCGCGGAGGGCTTCGCGGCCGTGGCCGCCGGGTCAGTCCGCTAG
- a CDS encoding DNA repair helicase XPB produces MNDGPLIVQSDKTLLLEVDHERAAACRREIAPFAELERAPEHVHTYRLTPLGLWNARAAGHDAEQVVNVLLEYSRYPVPHALLVDVAETMSRYGRLQLVADPVHGLVLHALDKAVLEEVLRSRRTAGLVGERLDDTDVVVHPSERGHLKQVLLKLGWPAEDLAGYVDGEAHAIDLDTSGWELRPYQQQAIDNFWFGGSGVVVLPCGAGKTLVGAGAMARSNTTTLILVTNTVSARQWRDELLKRTSLTEDEIGEYSGSRKEVRPVTIATYQVMTTRRKGVYTHLELLDARDWGLVIYDEVHLLPAPIFRMTADLQARRRLGLTATLVREDGREDEVFSLIGPKRFDAPWKDIEAQGYIAPADCIEVRLTLPERERMIYATAEPEDKYRLASCAAGKNRVVAELVAKHEGSPTLIIGQYLDQLADLAEHLQAEVITGATTVPERQRLYEEFRTGVITKLVVSKVANFSIDLPEASVAIQVSGSFGSRQEEAQRLGRILRPKADGRTAHFYTVVARDTVDQEFAAHRQRFLAEQGYAYTIIDAEDLVPDELAD; encoded by the coding sequence ATGAACGATGGTCCCCTGATCGTGCAGAGCGACAAGACGCTGCTGCTCGAGGTCGACCATGAACGCGCCGCCGCGTGCCGGCGCGAGATCGCCCCGTTTGCCGAGCTCGAACGCGCGCCCGAGCACGTGCACACCTACCGGCTGACGCCGCTGGGGCTGTGGAACGCGCGCGCCGCAGGGCACGACGCCGAGCAGGTCGTCAACGTCCTGCTCGAGTACTCGCGCTACCCGGTGCCGCACGCCCTCCTGGTCGACGTGGCCGAGACCATGTCCCGGTACGGGCGCTTGCAGCTCGTCGCCGACCCGGTGCACGGGCTCGTGCTGCACGCGCTGGACAAGGCCGTGCTCGAGGAGGTGCTCCGCTCGCGGCGCACCGCCGGGCTGGTGGGCGAGCGGCTCGACGACACCGACGTCGTCGTGCACCCGAGCGAGCGCGGGCACCTCAAGCAGGTGCTGCTCAAGCTCGGCTGGCCGGCGGAGGACCTCGCGGGGTACGTCGACGGCGAGGCGCACGCGATCGACCTCGACACGAGCGGCTGGGAGCTGCGCCCGTACCAGCAGCAGGCGATCGACAACTTCTGGTTCGGCGGCTCGGGCGTGGTCGTGCTGCCCTGCGGGGCAGGCAAGACCCTCGTCGGCGCCGGCGCGATGGCGCGGTCGAACACGACCACGCTGATCCTGGTGACCAACACCGTCTCGGCGCGGCAGTGGCGCGACGAGCTGCTCAAGCGCACGTCGCTGACCGAGGATGAGATCGGGGAGTACTCCGGCTCGCGCAAGGAGGTCCGCCCCGTCACAATCGCGACGTACCAGGTCATGACGACGCGTCGCAAGGGCGTGTACACGCACCTCGAGCTGCTCGACGCACGCGACTGGGGCCTCGTGATCTACGACGAGGTCCACCTGCTGCCGGCGCCCATCTTCCGTATGACGGCGGACCTGCAGGCCCGCCGCCGGCTCGGCCTGACCGCGACGCTCGTGCGCGAGGACGGCCGCGAGGACGAGGTCTTCTCGCTCATCGGGCCCAAGCGGTTCGACGCGCCGTGGAAGGACATCGAGGCGCAGGGCTACATCGCGCCCGCCGACTGCATCGAGGTGCGCCTGACGCTGCCTGAGCGCGAGCGCATGATCTACGCGACGGCCGAGCCGGAGGACAAGTACCGGCTCGCGTCCTGCGCGGCGGGCAAGAACCGCGTCGTCGCGGAGCTGGTCGCCAAGCACGAGGGCAGCCCGACGCTCATCATCGGCCAGTACCTCGACCAGCTCGCCGACCTGGCGGAGCACCTGCAGGCCGAGGTCATCACGGGCGCCACGACCGTCCCGGAGCGGCAGCGCCTGTACGAGGAGTTCCGCACGGGCGTGATCACGAAGCTCGTGGTCAGCAAGGTCGCGAACTTTTCGATCGACCTGCCGGAGGCGTCGGTCGCGATCCAGGTGTCGGGCTCGTTCGGCTCGCGCCAAGAGGAGGCGCAGCGGCTCGGCCGAATCCTGCGGCCCAAGGCGGACGGGCGGACGGCGCACTTCTACACCGTCGTCGCGCGCGACACCGTCGACCAGGAGTTCGCCGCGCACCGTCAGCGCTTCCTCGCCGAGCAGGGCTACGCGTACACGATCATCGACGCCGAGGACCTCGTCCCCGACGAGCTAGCGGACTGA
- a CDS encoding helicase-associated domain-containing protein has translation MATFSEHLRSRSDAELVTLLGRRPDLANPAPSTLVSLAARATSRFSLERALAAVDASVLQVLEAVVALDEIRPTVTLDDVGAALGAPMPDAVARALELALLWGDGPALHAAPGLGELVGPYPAGLGPVAADSPLESAVRTTLDAALDAARTDPGALARAVDGLLADAPPGAREVLDALAWGPPVGRVPAPSSVGARAAVDWLRSRGLLRTADAARVLLPREVGLALRGGRTHREPAVAEPLPAGTSLPVATVEDESARGAQDIIRLIAALIREWERVPPPVLRSGGLGVRELRRVSAQLDIDDSLAALVVELAGAAGLVIDDSEDQPTFSPTLDVDDWLDADLPDRWATLATAWLTMTRTPWVVGGRDERGELRAALDPELSRPWAPRLRHAVLDVLAAREPGTVLDADEIVTVLRWRTPRSVPPLAAVEATLREAGALGVLGAQSLTVAGRALLHPAGGLTGVTGADKAAAADAIAAALPAAVSELLLQGDLTGIVPGRPTRELASLLERAAKVESRGAAVTVRFTTESVRAALDGGQTADELLAELTTFARGPVPQPLDYLVRDAARRHGRLRVGAALGYVRSEDPMLLAGLVEDPTLADLGLVRIAPTVLVAHASPSALLAALRDRGLSPAGEGPDGQVVHARPIVRRVRAGARRRRGAGGVISSVPAASAGASVPHQNVPGDDEQHDAERLALLVPALRRAETQARSDRAANSQNLEGGGSASAGTVDPVAALATLREAAADGREVWLEIVGPQGTPRRRRVRPLRVDAGRVRAVDTERDAELTVAVHRIAGVTLIK, from the coding sequence ATGGCCACCTTTAGCGAGCACCTGCGATCGCGCAGTGATGCCGAGCTCGTCACTCTCCTTGGTCGGCGCCCTGACCTGGCGAATCCCGCACCGTCGACGCTGGTCTCGCTCGCGGCCCGGGCCACCAGCCGGTTCAGCCTCGAGCGCGCGCTCGCGGCCGTCGATGCCTCCGTCCTGCAGGTGCTCGAGGCGGTCGTCGCCCTCGACGAGATCCGCCCCACGGTCACGCTCGACGACGTCGGCGCCGCGCTCGGCGCTCCGATGCCCGACGCCGTGGCGCGAGCCCTCGAGCTCGCGCTGCTGTGGGGCGACGGCCCGGCGCTGCACGCCGCCCCCGGTCTCGGCGAGCTCGTCGGTCCGTACCCAGCCGGCCTCGGGCCGGTCGCCGCCGACAGCCCCCTGGAGTCCGCGGTCCGCACGACGCTCGACGCGGCCCTCGACGCCGCCCGCACCGACCCCGGCGCCCTCGCGCGCGCCGTCGACGGCCTGCTCGCCGACGCCCCGCCCGGGGCGCGCGAGGTGCTGGACGCGCTGGCCTGGGGCCCGCCCGTCGGCCGCGTGCCGGCGCCTTCCTCGGTCGGCGCGCGCGCCGCGGTGGACTGGCTGCGCTCGCGCGGCCTGCTCCGGACCGCCGACGCCGCACGCGTGCTGCTGCCCCGCGAGGTCGGCCTGGCCCTGCGCGGCGGCCGGACGCACCGCGAGCCCGCCGTCGCCGAGCCGCTGCCGGCCGGGACGAGCCTGCCCGTGGCTACCGTCGAGGACGAGTCGGCGCGCGGCGCGCAGGACATCATCCGCCTGATCGCGGCCCTGATCCGGGAGTGGGAGCGGGTTCCCCCGCCGGTGCTGCGCTCCGGCGGGCTCGGCGTGCGCGAGCTGCGGCGCGTCTCGGCGCAGCTCGACATCGACGACTCGCTCGCGGCGCTCGTCGTCGAGCTCGCCGGCGCCGCCGGACTCGTCATCGACGACTCCGAGGACCAGCCCACCTTCTCCCCCACGCTCGACGTCGACGACTGGCTCGACGCCGACCTGCCCGACCGGTGGGCGACGCTCGCGACGGCCTGGCTCACCATGACCCGCACGCCGTGGGTCGTCGGCGGCCGCGACGAGCGCGGGGAGCTGCGCGCGGCGCTCGACCCGGAGCTGTCGCGCCCGTGGGCTCCCCGCCTGCGGCACGCGGTCCTCGACGTGCTCGCCGCCCGCGAGCCTGGCACCGTGCTCGACGCCGACGAGATCGTCACCGTCCTGCGCTGGCGCACCCCGCGGTCCGTCCCGCCGCTGGCCGCGGTCGAGGCGACCCTGCGCGAGGCCGGCGCGCTCGGCGTGCTCGGCGCGCAGTCGCTGACCGTCGCCGGGCGCGCGCTGCTGCACCCGGCCGGCGGGCTCACGGGGGTGACGGGCGCCGACAAGGCGGCCGCCGCCGACGCGATCGCCGCCGCGCTGCCTGCCGCCGTGTCCGAGCTGCTGCTGCAGGGAGACCTCACGGGCATCGTGCCCGGCCGGCCCACGCGCGAGCTCGCGTCCCTGCTCGAGCGCGCGGCCAAGGTCGAGTCCCGCGGGGCCGCCGTGACGGTTCGGTTCACCACCGAGTCCGTGCGCGCCGCCCTCGACGGCGGCCAGACGGCCGACGAGCTGCTCGCCGAGCTCACCACGTTCGCGCGCGGCCCGGTCCCGCAGCCGCTCGACTACCTCGTGCGCGACGCCGCCCGCCGGCACGGCCGCCTGCGCGTCGGCGCGGCGCTCGGCTACGTGCGCTCCGAGGACCCGATGCTGCTCGCCGGCCTCGTCGAGGACCCGACCCTGGCCGACCTCGGCCTGGTCCGGATCGCCCCGACGGTGCTCGTCGCGCACGCGAGCCCGTCGGCGCTGCTCGCGGCGCTGCGCGACCGCGGCCTGTCCCCCGCCGGCGAGGGCCCCGACGGCCAGGTCGTGCACGCCCGCCCGATCGTGCGCCGGGTGCGCGCCGGCGCCCGCCGACGCCGCGGCGCCGGCGGCGTCATCAGCTCCGTCCCGGCGGCCTCGGCCGGCGCCAGCGTGCCGCACCAGAACGTGCCGGGCGACGACGAGCAGCACGACGCCGAGCGCCTCGCGCTGCTCGTGCCCGCGCTGCGCCGGGCCGAGACCCAGGCGCGGTCCGACCGCGCCGCGAACTCGCAGAACCTCGAGGGCGGCGGCTCGGCGAGCGCGGGAACAGTCGACCCCGTCGCGGCGTTGGCAACCCTGCGGGAGGCGGCGGCCGATGGACGCGAGGTCTGGCTCGAGATCGTCGGGCCGCAAGGAACGCCGCGCCGTCGTCGGGTTCGCCCGTTGCGCGTCGACGCCGGCCGGGTGCGCGCGGTCGACACCGAGCGCGACGCCGAGCTGACCGTGGCGGTGCACCGCATCGCCGGCGTGACCTTGATCAAGTAG
- a CDS encoding cold-shock protein: MPTGKVKWFDTEKGFGFIASDEGNEVFLHASALPAGAPAPKPGTKVDFGVADGRGGPQALSVRVLDPIPSVAKAARKPVDDMVVIVEDLIKVLDKVGNDLRRGRYPEKARGAKYAALLRAVADSLEA, translated from the coding sequence GTGCCCACCGGCAAGGTCAAGTGGTTCGACACCGAGAAAGGCTTCGGCTTCATCGCGAGCGATGAAGGCAACGAGGTCTTCTTGCACGCCTCGGCCCTGCCCGCGGGCGCTCCGGCCCCGAAGCCCGGCACCAAGGTCGACTTCGGCGTCGCCGACGGCCGCGGCGGCCCGCAGGCGCTGTCCGTGCGCGTGCTGGACCCGATCCCCTCGGTGGCCAAGGCCGCGCGCAAGCCGGTCGATGACATGGTCGTCATCGTCGAGGACCTCATCAAGGTGCTCGACAAGGTCGGCAACGACCTCCGCCGCGGCCGGTACCCGGAGAAGGCGAGAGGCGCCAAGTACGCCGCCCTGCTCCGCGCCGTCGCCGACAGTCTCGAGGCCTGA